A single genomic interval of Spinacia oleracea cultivar Varoflay chromosome 6, BTI_SOV_V1, whole genome shotgun sequence harbors:
- the LOC110795212 gene encoding pectin acetylesterase 8 has protein sequence MMCYSMWFQFVVCVLMLLGVNGFQVPITFVQDAVAKGGVCLDGSPPAYHFDKGSGAGVNNWLIHMEGGAWCNNATTCFARTKTRLGSSKLMTTQYTFSGILSNQAKYSPDFYNWNRIKVRYCDGSSYTGDVEAVDPKAKVYYRGARLLKAIVDDLLAKGMKNAKNAIFGGCSAGGLGAILQCDNFRAWLPSDANVKCFSDAGFFINAKDVSGASHTQEVFADVVTTHGSAKNLPPSCTSKFDPKLCFFPEYAARGIQTPLFLLNAAYDAWQIKNTLAPGVADRHGTWRDCKADILKCSSTQLQTMHGFRQDFLAALSSLGNSASRGWYINSCYSHCQSGTQETWLRNDSPLLDDTTISKAVGDWFYDRKPFQKIDCQYPCDKTCHNRVFE, from the exons ATGATGTGTTATTCAATGTGGTTTCAGTTTGTAGTTTGTGTTCTAATGTTGTTGGGAGTCAATGGTTTTCAAGTTCCAATAACCTTTGTTCAAGATGCTGTTGCTAAAGGAGGTG TCTGCTTGGATGGGAGTCCACCAGCTTACCATTTTGACAAGGGATCTGGTGCTGGTGTTAATAACTGGTTGATTCATATGGAG GGAGGAGCATGGTGCAACAATGCAACAACTTGCTTTGCGCGTACTAAAACCCGTTTGGGCTCATCTAAGCTAATGACAACACAATACACTTTCTCAGGAATACTCAGCAATCAGGCTAAGTACAGTCCTG ACTTCTACAATTGGAATCGAATTAAAGTTAGATACTGTGATGGATCATCTTACACTGGAGATGTTGAAGCTGTTGATCCA AAAGCTAAAGTATACTACAGAGGAGCTAGACTTTTGAAGGCAATTGTGGATGATTTGTTAGCTAAAGGAATGAAGAACGCGAAAAAT GCAATTTTTGGGGGGTGTTCAGCTGGTGGGCTGGGTGCTATACTGCAATGTGATAACTTCCGAGCTTGGCTACCTTCTGATGCCAACGTGAAATGTTTCTCTGATGCCGGTTTCTTCATTAACGC CAAAGATGTTTCTGGAGCATCACATACCCAAGAAGTATTTGCTGATGTTGTTACTACACAT GGATCTGCTAAAAACTTGCCTCCATCCTGCACCTCAAAATTCGATCCTAAACTC TGTTTCTTCCCTGAGTATGCTGCAAGGGGAATCCAAACACCGTTGTTTCTACTGAATGCAGCCTATGACGCATGGCAG ATAAAGAATACTTTGGCACCGGGTGTTGCTGATCGTCATGGAACATGGCGCGACTGCAAGGCTGATATACTCAAGTGTTCTTCAACTCAGCTCCAAACAAtgcatg GCTTTAGGCAAGACTTCCTAGCAGCGTTATCATCCCTCGGGAACTCGGCCTCTAGAGGGTGGTACATCAACTCTTGCTACAGCCATTGTCAATCAGGAACCCAGGAGACATGGTTAAGGAATGATTCTCCCCTGCTAGACGACACG ACTATTTCAAAGGCAGTGGGAGACTGGTTCTATGACCGGAAACCATTTCAGAAGATCGATTGTCAATACCCTTGTGACAAAACTTGTCACAACCGTGTGTTCGAATAA